Within Betaproteobacteria bacterium, the genomic segment CGTAACCACGTCATCATTCTGCCGGTCGACGATCTTTCCAATGCCGCCGCCGAAGCCGTCGCGCACAATATCAAGGGTGTGATGGCGCTGCCTCACCCGTATGGCCGGCTGCAGTTTGGCGCTGACCTGGATTTGCACTTCCGTACGCTGATTGGGACGGGATGCAATCCCAACGTTGCCGCGGTCGTCGTGATCGGCATCGAGGATGGCTGGACACAGAAGGTCGTCGACGGCATTGCCAAATCGGGCAAGCCTGTGCTGGGCTTCGGCATTGAGCAACACGGCGACCATGACACCATCATGCGCGCCTCGAAAGCGGCACGCGAACTTCTGCAGGCTGCGTCGGAAAAGCAGCGTGAGCAATGCCCAATTCATGAACTATGGGTCTCCACCAAATGTGGCGAATCCGATACCACTTCCGGCTGCGGCGCAAATCCGACGGTGGGAAACGCGTTCGACAAGCTTTATGAAGTCGGCAGCACGCTGGTATTCGGCGAGACCACCGAGATCACCGGCGGCGAACAGGTGGTCGTCAAGCGTTGCCGCACACCCAAAGTGGCGGAAGATTTCATGGCCATGTTCAATCGCTATCAGGACGTGGTCAATCGCCACAAAACCAGCGACCTGTCGGATTCACAGCCAACGAAAGGCAACATCCTTGGCGGTCTGACCACCATTGAGGAAAAGGCAATGGGCAATATCCAGAAGATCGGCAAGAAATGCCTGGTCGATGGCGTGATCGATAAAGCGGAAGTGCCGACAGGCCCGGGTTTGTGGTTCATGGATTCCTCTTCCGCGGCGGCGGAGATGGTGACGCTTTGTGCGGCCTCGGGATTCGCCGTGCATTTCTTTCCCACCGGGCAGGGAAACGTCATCGGCAACGCGATCCTGCCGGTCATCAAGATCTGCGCGAACCCGCGCACCGTACGTACCATGAGTGAGCATATTGACGTCGATTCCTGCGCGCTGCTGCAGCGGGACATGGTGCTTGATCAGGCCGGTGATAAGTTGCTCGACATGATGTTGCGTACAGCCAATGGGCGGCTCACGGCGGCCGAAGCACTGGGGCATCGCGAGTTTGTGCTGACGCGGCTTTATGAGAGTGCGTAGGAGCCGATCGCGCAGAAAATTGCAGGCGGGCTAACTTGCGCAGGTGGGGGAACACGCGTTTCGGGGGGGGGCGGGGGGGGGGGGCGGGGGGAGAAAAGGGGGAGAGGGGGGGAAAGAGAGGAGGGGGGAACTCCCACCAGAGTTCAATTTTTCATCCACTCGCGGCCGCCAGCCGCACTCTTGCCAACAAGCGCGACAATGAAAATACTAATTAGCGAATTCATGGATGAGGCCGCGGTTGCCTCGCTTCAGGGCGGCTTTGATACGAGCTACGATGCTACGCTGGTCGATCGCCGCGAAGAGTTGCTTGGCAAGCTCAAGGACGTCGATGCGCTTATCGTTCGAAATCGCACGCAGGTAAACGGGGAGATTCTCGCGGCGGCGCCAAAGCTCAAGGTCGTTGGCCGTCTCGGTGTCGGACTCGATAACATCGATCTGCCGGCATGTAGGGCACGTAACGTGGAAGTGATTCCCGCAACTGGCGCAAATGCACTGGCGGTCGCGGAATATGTGATCGGCACCGCGATGATGTTGTTACGTGGGGTCTATTTTTCCACGGCCGCGGTTGCGGCCGGGCAATGGCCGCGAGGCCCGCTTTCCAATGGTCGGGAAATAGGCGGCAAGACGCTGGGCATCATCGGCTTTGGAGGTATCGGGCAACTAACGGCGCAACTCGCACAGGGCTTGGGCATGCGCGTCGTGGCCACCGATCCGATGATCAGTGCCGCGTCGCCCATATGGAAAGAAACGTGCGTCACCTGTCTTACGCTTGATCAATTGCTCGCGGAATGCGATGTGGTTTCATTGCATGTTCCATTGGTTCCCGAAACCCGTAACCTGATCAATGCGGCACGCCTTGCAATGATGAAAGCCGATGCAGTGCTGATCAATTCCGCGCGAGGTAGCATCATCGACGAAGCGGCGCTGGCCGCCGCGCTGAAGTCAAAACAACTGGGCGGCGCGGCGCTGGACGTATATGACGCCGAACCGTTGAAGGCAGGCTCGCCGCTGGCGGAATGCCCCAATCTCATCCTGACCCCGCATGTCGCCGGCGTAACGACGGAATCCAACACCCGCGTGAGCGGAATGATTGCCGAGCGCGTCGCCGCATTCCTCGCATCGGCCCGGTAGTGCGTTTCTAATATTTTCGACGAAGGCTTCCATGGCCAAACACAGCCTTGAACATCTCGCCACGCTGGCGACCCGTGCGCTGACGCAAGCGGGCGCCTCGCGCCCCATGGCTGAGGCCACCGTCCGTGCGCTTCTGTACGCTGACGCGCGTGGACTGCCATCGCACGGCCTGTCGCGTGTGTTGCAATACACCGCGCACCTTCGCAATGGTCGCGCCAACGGCGCCGCCGTGGCGAAAGTCGTCAATGGGAAGGCGGCAGCATGTCTGGTTGATGCGGAAGAAGGTCTCGCCTTTCCAGCTTGCGAGCTGGCGATCACCGAAGCGATCACCCGTGCAAAGGCAGCAGGCGCATGCTTCGTCGGTGTGACCAACAGCCATCACTTTGGTGCGGCTGCCTGTCACGTCGAAGCGGTGGCCGCTGCCGGAATGGTCGGACTTGCCTTTGGCAACTCGCCAAGCGCCATGCCCGCATGGGGAGGCAAGCGCGGCATTTTTGGCACAAACCCGATCGCTGCTGCCTTTCCGCGTCAACACGAGGCACCGCTAATAATTGATCTGTCCTTGTCGGAGGTGGCGCGCGGCAAGCTGATGATCGCCGCCAAGAAAGGCGAATCGATTCCGCTCGGCTGGGCGCTCGACAAGGACGGAAAGCCAACCACCGATCCCAAGGCAGGGATGGAGGGCACGATGATGCCCGCCGGCGGCGTGAAGGGCGCGATGCTGGCCATGATCGTTGAACTGCTGTGCTGCGCGCTGACCGGCGCGGCATTTGGCTTCGAAGCCGATTCATTTTTTGTCGATGCGGGCAATCGACCACGTATCGGCCAGGCATTTCTGGCCATTGACCCGGATGCCCTGGCCGGACGTTCGACGTTTTACGCCCGTATGGAGACCCTCATTGCGGCGATGCTTGCTGAAGAAGGTGTCCGCCTGCCCGGGTATCGGCGTGCTGCTATTGCCCACGATGTTCAGCGCGACGGAGTTGAAATACCCGCAGCCTTGCTGGCGGATCTGGAACGGCTTGCCGGCACGATATAGATTCCGGCAACGTCGGTTTCAGCATCGCTGCGCATATCCTTTGTACCCATTTGCAAACTGGTCGCCGGCATGGCAGCAGGTGTATGTAAGCTGATCTGCCCCGGATGAGCGCTGCCAT encodes:
- a CDS encoding UxaA family hydrolase; this translates as MISKNTTFWGYRRENGRVGVRNHVIILPVDDLSNAAAEAVAHNIKGVMALPHPYGRLQFGADLDLHFRTLIGTGCNPNVAAVVVIGIEDGWTQKVVDGIAKSGKPVLGFGIEQHGDHDTIMRASKAARELLQAASEKQREQCPIHELWVSTKCGESDTTSGCGANPTVGNAFDKLYEVGSTLVFGETTEITGGEQVVVKRCRTPKVAEDFMAMFNRYQDVVNRHKTSDLSDSQPTKGNILGGLTTIEEKAMGNIQKIGKKCLVDGVIDKAEVPTGPGLWFMDSSSAAAEMVTLCAASGFAVHFFPTGQGNVIGNAILPVIKICANPRTVRTMSEHIDVDSCALLQRDMVLDQAGDKLLDMMLRTANGRLTAAEALGHREFVLTRLYESA
- a CDS encoding hydroxyacid dehydrogenase, which encodes MKILISEFMDEAAVASLQGGFDTSYDATLVDRREELLGKLKDVDALIVRNRTQVNGEILAAAPKLKVVGRLGVGLDNIDLPACRARNVEVIPATGANALAVAEYVIGTAMMLLRGVYFSTAAVAAGQWPRGPLSNGREIGGKTLGIIGFGGIGQLTAQLAQGLGMRVVATDPMISAASPIWKETCVTCLTLDQLLAECDVVSLHVPLVPETRNLINAARLAMMKADAVLINSARGSIIDEAALAAALKSKQLGGAALDVYDAEPLKAGSPLAECPNLILTPHVAGVTTESNTRVSGMIAERVAAFLASAR
- a CDS encoding Ldh family oxidoreductase, with the protein product MAKHSLEHLATLATRALTQAGASRPMAEATVRALLYADARGLPSHGLSRVLQYTAHLRNGRANGAAVAKVVNGKAAACLVDAEEGLAFPACELAITEAITRAKAAGACFVGVTNSHHFGAAACHVEAVAAAGMVGLAFGNSPSAMPAWGGKRGIFGTNPIAAAFPRQHEAPLIIDLSLSEVARGKLMIAAKKGESIPLGWALDKDGKPTTDPKAGMEGTMMPAGGVKGAMLAMIVELLCCALTGAAFGFEADSFFVDAGNRPRIGQAFLAIDPDALAGRSTFYARMETLIAAMLAEEGVRLPGYRRAAIAHDVQRDGVEIPAALLADLERLAGTI